The Drosophila sechellia strain sech25 unplaced genomic scaffold, ASM438219v1 U_298, whole genome shotgun sequence nucleotide sequence GTTGCTGTCGGCAGTTGGAGTCTGCGGTTGGAGTTGGTGTCTTAAGCGGTGTCGCGTAGGCGAAGTTTGTGCCGAACAGAGAGTTGCACACTTTCACGGCCACGTTGAGACGGGCGATCTTCTTGGATCTGCCTGGGCGTGGAATTCCTGGTTGTCCACGTGATTCCCAGATGCTGCATGCCGGTGGTATTGTCGCCAGATGACCCGTAGTCCGAGTAGCTGAGTCCCGGGCGCATCTGCAGGGGAATTGATTACTGACAGTGAATATAGTGAGGTGGGCTGGCCTACAATGCAAAGAATGGTCGCCGGGTGCATGGTCTCCCAGCCAGAGGGTAGCTCCGTACGCACTGGCGGCTTCTTTGGTTCCTTCGGCGCGGCGGGAACTGGAGTTCCGGCATCCCTCCGGCCTGCTGGGCAGCATTGGCCGAAGGGTGCATCTCGGGTACGACATAGCCCTCGCGCTCCCACTCCGTGAAACAGCTTGTAGATGGCAAACGAAGCCAGATTCAACATGGGCAGATCATCATCCGGTGCATCGGCCTCATCCTCGTTAGTGTCTATTGGCTCCGCACCTATCTCCACCTGGTGAATACGGGAGGCTTAGGCGTCATCttcgcaattataaaatcgcGCCAAGCCTTCTCGCAGGCCGCGTTCTTGGCTGTCATCTTTGAGGTACCCTTGCCCACGTACTGAGTCGAGTTCACAGTGACAACGGCCGTGAATCCCCCGTCGGTATTGATGTCGATGGTGAAATCGCTGATGGTCACGCCCTTAACCTCGTTGAGGGCCATCAGAGCGTTTTTGGGGAGCATGGACTTGCGCAGCTGGCGATTCCGTCGCAGCTTCTTGTCCGAGTGCGTTCTACGATCGATCGAGTTAAAAGACATATATGTTGTAAAAATGTTAAGTAATTTCCAGTCTGTCCTTTCATAAGAACTCTAGt carries:
- the LOC116803145 gene encoding uncharacterized protein LOC116803145, with the translated sequence MLNLASFAIYKLFHGVGARGLCRTRDAPFGQCCPAGRRDAGTPVPAAPKEPKKPPVRTELPSGWETMHPATILCIMRPGLSYSDYGSSGDNTTGMQHLGITWTTRNSTPRQIQEDRPSQRGRESVQLSVRHKLRLRDTA